The Onthophagus taurus isolate NC chromosome 2, IU_Otau_3.0, whole genome shotgun sequence genome includes a window with the following:
- the LOC139432712 gene encoding uncharacterized protein, with product MSGHSSRREAGDRAFKPSTVLSRSPPGTRGADGRRKEEDEGSKSSEQERSIVVEKVKELERSEAKRRKEGARRKEIEVKKKKKGRRRSWRRRRKKKGRKKMKREKKWRPEEEKLKRRRWKRRQR from the coding sequence ATGAGCGGGCACAGCAGTAGACGGGAAGCAGGTGATCGGGCCTTCAAGCCATCTACGGTGCTGTCTAGGTCCCCTCCGGGAACTAGGGGTGCTGATGGTAGAAGAAAGGAAGAAGATGAGGGGTCTAAATCGTCGGAACAGGAGAGAAGTATTGTGGTGGAGAAAGTAAAAGAACTGGAGAGGTCGGAAGCTAAAAGAAGAAAGGAGGGAGCAAGAAGGAAGGAAATTGAAgtcaagaagaagaagaagggaCGGAGAAGAAGTTGGAGGCggagaagaaagaagaaagGAAGAAAGAAGATGAAGAGAGAAAAGAAGTGGAGGCCAGAAGAAGAAAAGTTGAAGAGGCGAAGATGGAAGCGGCGACAGCGTTAA